A stretch of the Ctenopharyngodon idella isolate HZGC_01 chromosome 14, HZGC01, whole genome shotgun sequence genome encodes the following:
- the LOC127494781 gene encoding SLC35A4 upstream open reading frame protein-like, with translation MAEDKDPVTQLKDLAQLKDQLEEIQKKVENEVQAGIPQGGSLLASPFLKGFLAGYVVSRLRSSAVLGVALGTLTGIYAAQNYQVPNIESSIHDFLNSLKKGPSD, from the exons ATGGCGGAAGACAAG GATCCTGTTACCCAACTGAAGGATCTGGCTCAGCTCAAAGACCAACTGGAGGAGATCCAGAAGAAGGTGGAGAATGAGGTTCAAGCTGGAATCCCACAG GGTGGTTCATTATTAGCGTCTCCTTTCCTGAAAGGATTCCTGGCTGGGTATGTGGTATCCAGACTACGTTCGTCTGCCGTCTTAGGAGTCGCTTTGGGAACGCTGACGGGAATCTACGCTGCTCAGAACTATCAGGTGCCCAACATTGAGTCTTCCATACATGACTTCCTGAACTCTCTGAAGAAAGGACCCAGTGATTAG
- the slc35a4 gene encoding probable UDP-sugar transporter protein SLC35A4, with translation MIAIDNLGSFEAEPPRRRWVLLLLLLVLIYGSHAPLISLTKVDGHVPFSPSSCVVLIEFAKLLISFASLLASGNLSALKVSVSVVTVAPYAIPAVLYAFNNNLVVFMQAYMDPSSFQVLSNLKIVSTALLYTSCLGKRLRCGQWFALGLLVAAGVCHSYSGLDWEPTGDESTSRLHITSWGLLLVLVYCFISGLAAVYTERVLKTQRLPLSLQNLFLYVFGVAINLASHLSSSGDGRQGFLEGFSTLVWLIIAGQAANGLLMSVIMKHGTGITRLFVISSAMLVNGVLSWGLLGIQLTPYFLFPVVLIGWAVYLYYR, from the coding sequence ATGATTGCGATAGATAATCTTGGTTCTTTTGAAGCAGAACCTCCTCGCAGAAGGTGGGTCCTTCTCCTGCTTCTCCTGGTTCTTATTTACGGTTCCCACGCTCCCCTCATCTCACTCACCAAAGTCGACGGTCACGTTCCCTTCAGCCCATCGTCGTGTGTGGTTCTGATCGAGTTCGCCAAGCTTCTGATCTCATTCGCCTCCCTGTTGGCATCTGGGAATCTTTCCGCCCTCAAAGTATCGGTGTCTGTTGTGACGGTGGCGCCGTACGCTATTCCTGCTGTGCTCTACGCTTTCAACAACAACCTGGTGGTGTTCATGCAAGCCTACATGGATCCGAGTTCCTTCCAAGTACTCAGTAACCTGAAAATCGTGTCCACCGCACTCCTCTACACATCCTGCCTGGGAAAGCGTCTGCGATGCGGGCAGTGGTTCGCTCTCGGGCTGCTCGTGGCCGCCGGCGTTTGTCACAGCTACTCCGGGTTGGATTGGGAACCAACTGGGGACGAATCCACCAGCAGGCTTCACATCACATCCTGGGGTTTGCTGTTGGTGCTTGTGTATTGTTTTATCTCAGGATTGGCTGCCGTCTACACAGAGCGGGTGCTGAAAACCCAACGTCTGCCTTTGAGTCTCCAGAATTTGTTTCTGTACGTCTTCGGCGTGGCGATCAATCTTGCGTCGCATCTCTCCAGCAGCGGCGATGGGCGGCAGGGCTTTTTGGAGGGTTTCTCCACACTCGTTTGGCTCATTATTGCTGGACAGGCCGCTAACGGGCTCCTCATGTCCGTCATCATGAAACATGGAACGGGAATCACGCGTCTCTTTGTCATATCTTCTGCTATGCTGGTAAATGGTGTGTTGTCTTGGGGGCTTCTGGGAATACAGCTCACGCcttacttcctgtttcctgttgTGCTGATTGGATGGGCAGTGTACCTGTATTACAGGTAG
- the hmgxb3 gene encoding HMG domain-containing protein 3, with protein MEAIYGEMEVESCYTLLELPSPKKKRKSKSSMENSDKPKKPRSAYLLYYFDVHQSVQQEHPDLPQSEINKCISDSWKRLNVADRGYYLERARMEKDGVDPSSQSAAASSQDVPGFRKILPRANYVLLPKTSAGGERAEGECEMDALVDGAVDGAPQASAQEPLVSPMTLGSEVELSEQCIAIEALSEDTAASQNSIVSDRLMSLGQDCHKAATLLMKREESRVSYGDVGIAIENGIEGGALMPQIKADATHLVAIIPNQGLENKVINTASPIMMFPLMSTVKPEPKPSFKLPIKYTRRGRGSCTTPGCVFSYVTRHKPPQCPDCGQHLGGKWVAPAKRSSVKSTPSSGKQCDDSKPPDHLTDSNETSRDTEQTQDQTNASVITQKTSSDKAQDGGTAAARRGGRRKREQMNAVSAQQTHDGAVVNRSDGAQSSECTAVLALGGGQIQVITREKNSSVAQKRRIRAILPAPAQNNASGQSTVVQWITVPPDKVKTDASVIRAVKPSPSEHMTGLKPSTLKQLGHMITPSALEQKPITVSSNQYIITDNGVKILSMVPFKKAAGSSLALGLSTARGRGRCKNSACDYVYKNRHKPQNCPSCGCELANKPAKKSKHVPSAEDVSSSALLLDSSQPLSGTQKEQQRHSTVSLLRSCLQFPESESELQDIFSLIHELNSQEKDTEESNGWPSFYESAATHCSLCQYPLFKGDQSSVVGLEECWLLTDRSIHPVTLQLKVCTNLQCLAIHSFTDLHPGVFNVGNKLLVTLDLFFKMRHLIRVGDEPAHAALSLIKQSQTLSDGVLSSEQVSHVQDLFCSGYWAFECLTVRDYNDMICGVCGIAPKLEIAQRNTNNALLLKNVEFTWPDFQAPDEVHVDEFWLTMENEALEQAAFPSSIPLTRFDASIIAPFIPPLMRNTVAINTEKDKITSDTQHRGDPSVLVRLIHEGRLIPDQMDLHSEEELRDVLEKCGIPAAEDSAKDGLLESLSLLYSQTQNGLWTARQPQALMTAGKISKVCPHQVVCGSKYIVRRESARDHLDLLLSSRFWPPVYVADCAQKLALCTDVLYPELASQMWGNNQGCFSDPTTTPQYVSCSELQDQPYSLDLTAAESNPHLHPLTKSTSRWIVRPDRPNAPHDAHHAMSLCKELEPYTGMVTEMCDQSEAETNNNDSVAVRCKALVFENAAYYYLYNRLLDFLSSRDIVNQQIAEVLSACQPGEVVMIRDALYRLGVAQINADQQEVEEEGAGGELEKHSDGVVFEEVMID; from the exons ATGGAGGCCATTTACGGAGAGATGGAGGTGGAGAGCTGCTATACGCTTCTGGAACTTCCTTCACCCAAGAAGAAACGCAAGAGCAAAAGCAGCATGGAGAACTCAGACAAACCCAAGAAGCCCAG GTCAGCGTATCTGCTGTACTACTTTGATGTGCATCAGAGCGTTCAGCAGGAGCATCCGGATCTGCCCCAGTCTGAGATCAACAAATGCATCAGTGACAGCTGGAAGAGGCTGAACGTGGCGGATCGAGGTTATTACCTGGAGAGAGCACGCATGGAGAAAGACGGCGTCGACCCT AGCAGCCAATCAGCAGCTGCGTCCTCTCAGGACGTCCCAGGTTTCCGCAAGATCCTCCCGAGGGCGAATTACGTGCTCCTGCCCAAGACTTCTGCGGGAGGGGAGCGGGCCGAGGGCGAATGTGAGATGGATGCTCTCGTGGACGGGGCAGTGGATGGAGCCCCTCAGGCCTCCGCTCAGGAGCCTCTCGTGTCACCCATGACTCTGGGCAGTGAGGTGGAGCTCTCGGAGCAGTGCATCGCCATCGAGGCGCTTAGTGAGGACACGGCCGCGTCCCAGAATTCCATTGTCAGTGACAGACTAATGAGTCTTGGGCAGGACTGTCACAAAGCTGCTACTCTGCTTATGAAGAGGGAGGAGTCTCGAGTGTCTTATGGTGACGTTGGCATAGCGATAGAGAATGGAATAGAGGGCGGGGCTTTGATGCCTCAGATCAAGGCAGATGCCACTCATCTAGTTGCCATAATACCCAATCAG GGCCTTGAGAATAAAGTGATCAACACGGCCAGTCCAATAATGATGTTTCCGTTAATGAGCACTGTGAAACCAGAACCCAAACCCTCCTTTAAACTG CCCATCAAATACACACGGAGAGGACGGGGCAGCTGCACCACACCTGGGTGTGTGTTTTCATACGTCACCCGTCACAAACCGCCCCAGTGCCCAGACTGCGGCCAACACCTCGGGGGGAAGTGGGTGGCACCA GCTAAGAGAAGCTCAGTTAAAAGCACCCCGTCTTCAGGAAAACAGTGTGACGACTCCAAGCCTCCAGATCATCTGACAGACTCTAATGAGACGTCCAGAGACACAGAACAGACACAAGACCAGACCAACGCCTCCGTTATTACTCAGAAAACCTCTTCAGATAAAGCTCAGGACGGCGGGACCGCTGCTGCCCGCAGGGGGGGCCGTAGAAAGAGAGAGCAGATGAATGCAGTGTCAGCTCAACAAACACATGATGGCGCCGTTGTCAACAGATCTGATGGAGCACAGAGCTCTGAATGCACAGCGGTCCT AGCGTTGGGTGGTGGGCAAATCCAGGTTATcacaagagaaaaaaacagcagtGTTGCACAGAAACGCCGGATACGAGCTATTCTTCCAGCACCTGCTCAGAATA ATGCGTCTGGCCAGTCCACAGTGGTGCAGTGGATCACGGTTCCCCCTGACAAAGTCAAAACAGACGCTAGTGTCATCAGAGCTG TGAAACCATCACCCAGTGAACACATGACCGGTCTGAAACCCAGCACCCTCAAACAGCTGGGTCACATGATCACACCCAGCGCCTTAGAACAG AAGCCCATCACGGTCAGCAGTAACCAGTACATCATCACAGACAACGGCGTCAAGATCCTCTCCATGGTGCCCTTCAAGAAAGCAGCTGGATCCTCCCTA GCTCTGGGTTTGTCAACAGCGAGAGGTCGAGGTCGATGTAAGAACTCTGCGTGTGATTACGTCtataaaaacagacacaaacCTCAAAACTGTCCGAGCTGTGGCTGTGAACTCGCCAACAAGCCCGCCAAGAAAAGCAAACACGTG CCGTCCGCTGAGGATGTGTCCAGTTCTGCTCTCCTGTTGGACTCGTCTCAGCCTCTGAGCGGCACTCAGAAAGAGCAGCAGCGTCACTCCACCGTCAGTCTGCTGCGCTCGTGTCTGCAGTTCCCAGAGAGCGAGAGCGAACTACAGGACATCTTCAGCCTCATACACGAGCTCAACAGCCAGGAGAAAGACACGGAAGAGAGCAACGGGTGGCCGAGCTTCTACGAGTCGGCAGCCACACACTGCAGTCTGTGTCAGTACCCGCTGTTTAAAGGAGACCAGAG tTCAGTTGTGGGTTTGGAGGAATGCTGGTTGTTGACGGATCGTTCGATTCATCCTGTCACTCTGCAGCTGAAAGTCTGTACGAATCTCCAGTGTCTGGCGATACACAGTTTCACAGACCTACATCCAg GTGTGTTTAATGTCGGCAATAAACTGCTGGTGACGCTGGATTTGTTCTTTAAGATGAGACATCTGATCAGAGTGGGGGACGAACCTGCACATGCTGCTCTCAGTTTAATCAAACAATCACAGACGCTCTCAG ACGGTGTGTTGAGCTCGGAGCAGGTGTCACATGTTCAGGATCTGTTCTGCAGTGGTTACTGGGCGTTTGAGTGTCTGACGGTTCGAGACTATAACGACATGATCTGTGGCGTGTGCGGCATCGCACCCAAACTGGAGATCGCGCAACGCAACACCAACAACGCTTTACTACTCAAAAACGTGGAG TTCACGTGGCCTGATTTCCAGGCGCCGGACGAGGTGCACGTTGACGAGTTTTGGCTGACGATGGAGAACGAGGCGCTGGAGCAGGCGGCGTTTCCCTCCAGCATTCCCCTCACGCGCTTCGACGCCTCCATCATCGCCCCGTTCATCCCTCCTCTCATGAGGAACACGGTCGCCATCAATACGGAGAAGGACAAAATCACCTCTGACACCCAACACAGAG gggaCCCGTCGGTCCTGGTGCGTCTGATCCATGAGGGTCGTCTGATTCCAGATCAGATGGATCTGCACAGTGAAGAGGAGCTCAGGGACGTGCTGGAGAAATGTGGGATTCCTGCTGCAGAAGACAGTGCAAAA GACGGGCTGCTGGAGTCTTTGTCTTTGCTGtattcacaaacacaaaacgGACTCTGGACGGCACGTCAGCCACAAGCGCTCATGACAGCAGGCAAAATCAGTAAAGTCTGTCCTCATCAG GTGGTTTGCGGCTCCAAGTATATCGTCCGTAGAGAGAGCGCTCGAGATCACCTCGACCTGCTGCTTTCCTCCCGCTTCTGGCCTCCGGTGTACGTGGCGGATTGTGCCCAGAAGTTGGCGCTCTGCACTGATGTATTATACCCTGAACTGGCCTCACAGATGTGGGGGAACAATCAGGGATGTTTCTCTGATCCTACTACAACACCACAG TATGTCTCCTGCTCGGAGCTTCAGGATCAGCCGTACAGTTTAGATCTCACAGCGGCTGAGTCAAACCCTCATCTGCACCCGCTCACCAAATCCACCTCTCGCTGGATAGTGCGACCCGACAGGCCGAACGCCCCACACGACGCCCACCATGCCATGAGCCTCTGCAAAGAGCTCGAACCCTACACCGGCATGGTCACTGAGATGTGTGACCAATCCGAGGCTGAAACTAACAACAACGACAGTGTGGCGGTTCGGTGTAAGGCTCTAGTGTTCGAGAACGCTGCGTATTACTACCTCTATAACAGACTGCTGGACTTCCTGAGCAGCAGAGACATCGTGAACCAGCAGATCGCAGAAGTGCTGAGCGCGTGCCAGCCGGGCGAGGTGGTGATGATCAGGGACGCCCTCTACAGGCTGGGAGTGGCACAGATCAATGCTGACCAACAGGAAGTGGAGGAGGAAGGAGCTGGGGGAGAACTGGAGAAACACTCGGATGGAGTTGTGTTTGAGGAGGTGATGATTGACTGA